The Larus michahellis chromosome 16, bLarMic1.1, whole genome shotgun sequence genome has a segment encoding these proteins:
- the TMEM52 gene encoding transmembrane protein 52 — protein MSNWTSLWYIWLILLTVFLLLLCGITASCIKFCCRKKRPPVETFSRHPYDLTTIAIDSDSTAHSTVTSYSSWQYPLTAPVHSIFVDMDKNTVSPPAYTLYAMELPPSYDEAVQMGKQYNEVARISQKLNDIPGEVTPGGLSPVQYSPDTINRDPATQANSGNPEDATQEEPRL, from the exons GCTAATCTTGCTGACCGTGTTCCTGCTCTTGCTCTGTGGGATCACAGCAAGCTGCATCAAATTCTGCTGCCGGAAGAAGAGGCCTCCAGTTGAGACCTTCTCTAGGCACCCTTACGATTTGACAACTATTGCTATCGACAGTGACAGCACTGCCCACAGCACCGTCACCT CATATAGCTCATGGCAGTACCCTCTAACTGCCCCTGTTCATTCAATATTTGTGGATATGGATAAGAACACTGTGTCCCCTCCAGCTTACACTCTCTACGCAATGGAGTTGCCACCTTCTTATGATGAAGCTGTCCAAATGGGTAAACAATACAATGAAGTAGCACGGATAAGCCAGAAACTCAATGACATCCCTGGAGAGGTGACACCAGGTGGGCTGAGTCCTGTCCAGTATTCACCTGATACGATCAACAGAGATCCAGCAACACAGGCAAATTCAGGAAATCCAGAAGATGCAACACAAGAAGAGCCACGGCTCTGA